The genomic stretch GCCGCCGGCAGCACGAATATCAGCAGGTACGCGTTCCAAGGCCATGACGGCGCAAGCGCCCGCTTCTTCTGCAATTTTTGCTTGCTCAGGTGTGACAACATCCATAATGACGCCGCCTTTTAGCATTTCAGCTAGACCTGCTTTTACCCGAAAAGTTCCTTGTTCCATAATGAATTCCTCCTAGAATTGTTGTTATTATTTAAGACTGTGTCTCAGCATAGAGCTTTTCTAGTGTCTGTCCCAGTCTTTGAATACCTTCGATAATTTCTGCTTCATTGAGCTTGGAAATGGATAGACGAAGGTAGGTATCTTTTGTTTCAGAAGAAAAAAACTGATCACCAAATTCTACCTGAATGCCATGGGAGGTAAATAGCTTATCCAATTTGTCTTCAGATAAAACCGGAAATTTTAATTTGAGCCAAATAAGATAGCCGCCACTTGGTTCTTTCCATTCAGCCCACTCTGGCAGGATATGATGACGAAGAGCTGTAAGGACTGTTTGCATGCGTTTCCGGAAGAAACGGTGCATTTTATTGACATGGCGATCATAGTAGCCATGTTGACAGAATTCGTAAACCCCCGCTTGCAAGATCATACTGGAAGATAAATCACTAAAACTACGAATAGCCATCAGGCGTTCAATGCATTCTTTTTCTGCCGCCACCCAACCAATACGAATACCAGGAAAAAGTACCTTGGAAAAAGTTCCGCAGTAGATGACTAAATGCTGCTTATCCATGGATTTAATGGGTAAGATGACTCGACCAAAATATTTCATTTCTTCTTCAAAGCCATCTTCTAAAATGGGAATGCCATGAGTTTTACAGAGTGAAAGCAAACGCTCGCGATGAGACTGACTGGTACTGACACCCGTTGGATTTTGAAAGTTCGGCATGGTATAGACTAAGGATGGATGTTCTTTGTCTAATTTGTCTGCCAAAATCGCAAGATCCATTCCATCGGCGCGTATCGGGATTTCAATGGGTTTTAGACCGCAAAACTTTAAGAGTGGAATGATTTCTTTATAAGTAGGTGATTCAATGGCGACTGATTTTCCTGGTGCGGCCAACATACGAAAGACTAAATCAATGCCTTGCTGCAATCCGTTGGTAATGAGAATTTCATCGGATGTGACGGAAATGCCGTGACTTTGCAAGTGATGGGCAATATATTCACGTAATGGAAAAAAACCGGCTCGATCTCCATAGCCAAGAATGGATATGCCCTGGGCTTTAATGGCTCGGTTTAAACAAGAACGGAATGTTTCAAGCGGAAAGAGTCGGCAATCCATATCCATACTGCTAAAATTGATCATATGAAGATTTTCTTGTTGGCCCATTGGTGATTGGAAATTGCAGTTCGTTTGCCAAATAGCTGTACTTGCGGCTGAAGCTGTGTGATTCCAGTCAATCAGACCTTTTTCTGTGCGATTATCCGCTGTGGCGATCTGCATGCGTTCTCGTACACGCGGACATGAGCCGGGTCTAATATCAACGAACCCGAGTGCCCATAATTCTTGATAAGCATTGGCGACAGTTGAACGGTGAATCCCCAGGCTGTTCGCCAAGCGGCGCGTCGAAGGGAGTTTTTCGCCCGGAAGCAGTAGGCGCTGTTCAATTTTTTCACGGATTTGTTCCAGAATTTGCTGATACTGGGGTTTATGAATTTTTTCGTCTAGTTCCAAGAGTAGCATGAAAAACCTCCTGCAGGAAGGATCATTCTGATGTAACCATACCTTGAATCTGGTATGACGTCAACGACCAGTTTATTCATTTTTAATCCGACCAGTTTATTCAGAGGAGAATGGAAGTGAAATTTTAGGATTTTCTATCAAAATAGGTGTTGAATTTATAGCAAAGATACTTTATGATGAAAGAAAAGAATAAGTGTCAGTAATTTGACATAAGCAAAGACGCTTTATGTGGACGGCTTTTACTTCACATAGAAGCGTCTTTTTTTATTAAATAGGAGATGTTCAAGGGAGGAATCATAGCATGACTTCTTTTTTCGAAAATAGGGATCAGTTACAATCTTACTTGAATCATAACCAGCATGAAGCGGTTATCGATCTCTTTCAACGACTTCTTGCGGCTTATGATTTGCAGCAGGCCAGATTGGAGGCCCTGCTTGATACGGTCAATGAAGCCGTATGTATGATTGATGAAGCGGACCATGTTGTTGTGTGGAATCAGCGAGCGGAAAATTTATATGGCATTCATGCGAGTGAAATTTTGCATCAGCCTCTTGAACGATTTTTTTCTAATTTAATGCTAAGTAGAGTAATGAAAGAACATCAATCCGTTGATGAACAGTATCATGTGCCCTGTCCGGATAAACATGTACTCATTAATGCCAGACCGGTAAATTTAGAACAACAGGTCGTCGGTGCTGTCTGCTGTGAACGGGATATTACGGAAGTTGTCCAATTAAATCAGAAGTTATCCAAAACGCATGAGGAAGTGCAATCCTTAAAGAAACGAATTGATAAAATTGTTACGCAAAGCGATGCTTTTTCCGCTATCTACGGTCATAGTCAGGCGATTCATGACGCCATTGATATGGCTCGGCGTGTTGCTCCGACAGGTGTCCCTGTTTTGTTACGCGGTGAAAGCGGTACAGGAAAAGAATTGTTTACCCGGGCTATTCATGAAGCAAGTCAGCTTAAGGGCCCCTTTATTGCCATCAACTGCGGTGCTATTCCGGCTAATTTATTTGAAAGCGAATTGTTTGGCTATCAATCCGGCGCTTTTACAGGGGCCGATCGAAAAGGAAAAGCCGGTTTATTGGAAAAGGCCAACGGCGGCACGCTACTCCTGGATGAAATCGGTGATATGCCAAAAGACATGCAGGTTAAGTTACTCAGAATGTTACAGGAAAAATCATTCTATCGCGTAGGTGGCAGTCAGGCCATTCAGGTGGACGTCAGGATTATTGCTGCTACGCATCAAGATTTAGAAGAAATGATTGATCGTGGCGATTTTCGCGAAGATCTTTATTATCGTTTAAATGTCGTGGCTATCCTGTTACCTTCGTTGCGTGAACGGTTAGATGATATCCCCGAGCTTGTTCAGCGAGGACTTCATTATTATAGTACGTTGCATGAAAAGCAAATCAGTAAAATTGATCCTGCTTTAATAACAACATTCATTCAATATCGTTGGCCAGGCAATATTCGTGAACTACTGAATGTGTTG from Pelorhabdus rhamnosifermentans encodes the following:
- a CDS encoding sigma-54 interaction domain-containing protein, whose protein sequence is MTSFFENRDQLQSYLNHNQHEAVIDLFQRLLAAYDLQQARLEALLDTVNEAVCMIDEADHVVVWNQRAENLYGIHASEILHQPLERFFSNLMLSRVMKEHQSVDEQYHVPCPDKHVLINARPVNLEQQVVGAVCCERDITEVVQLNQKLSKTHEEVQSLKKRIDKIVTQSDAFSAIYGHSQAIHDAIDMARRVAPTGVPVLLRGESGTGKELFTRAIHEASQLKGPFIAINCGAIPANLFESELFGYQSGAFTGADRKGKAGLLEKANGGTLLLDEIGDMPKDMQVKLLRMLQEKSFYRVGGSQAIQVDVRIIAATHQDLEEMIDRGDFREDLYYRLNVVAILLPSLRERLDDIPELVQRGLHYYSTLHEKQISKIDPALITTFIQYRWPGNIRELLNVLERLVILADSDTLGMENLPHNLLHSVLSTEQSVQFSKEDRLSTVTTTVERDVIARVLEEVHYNKASAAKQLGIPRSTLYYKMERLGLRCQ
- the pdxR gene encoding MocR-like pyridoxine biosynthesis transcription factor PdxR is translated as MLLLELDEKIHKPQYQQILEQIREKIEQRLLLPGEKLPSTRRLANSLGIHRSTVANAYQELWALGFVDIRPGSCPRVRERMQIATADNRTEKGLIDWNHTASAASTAIWQTNCNFQSPMGQQENLHMINFSSMDMDCRLFPLETFRSCLNRAIKAQGISILGYGDRAGFFPLREYIAHHLQSHGISVTSDEILITNGLQQGIDLVFRMLAAPGKSVAIESPTYKEIIPLLKFCGLKPIEIPIRADGMDLAILADKLDKEHPSLVYTMPNFQNPTGVSTSQSHRERLLSLCKTHGIPILEDGFEEEMKYFGRVILPIKSMDKQHLVIYCGTFSKVLFPGIRIGWVAAEKECIERLMAIRSFSDLSSSMILQAGVYEFCQHGYYDRHVNKMHRFFRKRMQTVLTALRHHILPEWAEWKEPSGGYLIWLKLKFPVLSEDKLDKLFTSHGIQVEFGDQFFSSETKDTYLRLSISKLNEAEIIEGIQRLGQTLEKLYAETQS